One genomic region from Ptychodera flava strain L36383 chromosome 14, AS_Pfla_20210202, whole genome shotgun sequence encodes:
- the LOC139150555 gene encoding uncharacterized protein DDB_G0283697-like has protein sequence MVRRSQRKRKKPKRFNSQEFDINDTGRSIKQKEDVVSRTQTIYGKLADKNLPFKKRHLLIPNISNVKQTEKAEDRDGVQRTNGGDGQVIGDRNSVEKTVSVDRDNLQNVEDRDEGRKAEDTNDRQTSKDGNNVQKSEDRDDGHMFEDRDDGQNNKDKINEQKKQDKGDIQTNEDRNDEQKFRDRDAFGDRDDGRTNEDNDDEQTNEDRDDEQTNEDRGDEQTNEDRDDEQTKEDSDVGLTNEDSDDGRASGDSSDGQTFGDRDDVEKTDYEDQHNEEKTEGEDRINESKDEKRGENKDVVMDEDRKQVSFFQAPKICCAETLRFYLSSVEMWREIQVLISVPVIRAHVREKILLQKNDIAGIVGRLDILLHDSREMNAKLDRLQSRMDNIEDEMNELRESTDHNRVRISELESKQKSYDEFKEVIAGLKRENEQIQRDKDKLENQSRRNNLLFYGLEQGNAHETWEEAEEKVKDVLKNELEISEDIQFERCHRLNYAPLTRGAKPIIAMLTKFKDKVLILSKAKSLVLLGGDFNARTGSLSDFIVDDSIRHVPIIF, from the exons atgGTGAGACGTTCCCAACGTAAACGCAAAAAACCAAAACGGTTTAACAGCCAGgaatttgatattaatgatacaGGAAGATCTATCAAACAGAAGGAGGATGTTGTTAGCAGAACACAAACTATATACGGTAAGCTTGCAGACAAGAACCTACCCTTCAAGAAACGACATCTTTTGATTCCAAATATAAGTAATGTTAAACAAACAGAAAAGGCTGAGGATAGAGACGGTGTACAAAGGACCAATGGAGGTGATGGACAGGTGATTGGTGATAGAAATAGTGTAGAGAAGACTGTATCGGTAGATAGGGATAATTTGCAGAACGTTGAAGATAGAGATGAAGGACGGAAGGCAGAAGATACAAATGATAGACAAACAAGTAAAGATGGAAATAATGTACAGAAGAGCGAAGATAGAGATGACGGTCATATGTTTGAAGACAGAGATGATGGACAGAACAATAAAGACAAAATCAACGAACAGAAGAAACAAGACAAAGGTGATATTCAGACAAATGAAGACAGAAATGATGAACAGAAGTTTAGAGACAGAGATGCATTTGGAGACCGAGATGATGGACGGACAAATGAAGACAACGATGATGAACAGACAAATGAGGACAGAGACGATGAACAGACAAATGAGGACAGAGGCGATGAACAGACAAATGAAGACAGAGACGATGAACAGACAAAGGAAGACAGTGATGTTGGACTGACAAATGAAGATAGTGATGATGGACGTGCATCTGGTGACAGTAGTGACGGACAGACATTTGGAGACAGAGATGATGTAGAGAAAACTGATTATGAGGATCAACATAATGAAGAGAAAACTGAAGGTGAAGATAGAATAAACGAGAGTAAAGATGAAAAGAGAGGAGAGAATAAGGATGTAGTGATGGATGAGGATAGAAAGCAGGTGTCATTTTTTCAAGCTccaaaaatttgctgtgcagagacactcagat TCTACTTGTCATCGGTGGAAATGTGGAGAGAAATCCAGGTCCTAATCTCCGTTCCGGTAATCAGAGCACATGTTCGGGAGAAGATTCTGCTACAAAAAAATGATATCGCAGGTATCGTAGGAAGACTCGATATACTTCTCCATGATTCGAGGGAAATGAACGCTAAACTTGACAGATTGCAGTCTCGAATGGACAATATAGAAGACGAAATGAACGAATTACGAGAGTCGACTGACCATAACAGAGTAAGAATTTCAGAACTCGAATCAAAACAGAAATCTTACGACGAATTTAAAGAAGTAATTGCAGGTCTGAAACGAGAAAATGAACAAATCCAACGAGACAAAGACAAGCTTGAGAACCAGAGTCGAAGGAACAATTTATTGTTCTACGGCTTGGAACAAGGAAACGCTCATGAAACTTGGGAAGAAGCTGAGGAGAAAGTCAAAGATGTGCTGAAAAATGAGCTGGAAATTTCAGAAGATATTCAGTTCGAAAGGTGCCACCGTTTGAACTACGCTCCGTTAACACGTGGAGCAAAGCCGATCATAGCAATGCTGACAAAGTTCAAAGACAAAGTCCTTATTCTTTCGAAGGCAA AATCACTGGTTTTGCTGGGTGGTGATTTTAACGCCAGAACTGGGTCACTCTCAGATTTTATCGTTGATGACTCAATCAGACATGTACCAATCATATTTTAG